The Etheostoma cragini isolate CJK2018 chromosome 5, CSU_Ecrag_1.0, whole genome shotgun sequence genome contains a region encoding:
- the LOC117944275 gene encoding LOW QUALITY PROTEIN: guanine deaminase-like (The sequence of the model RefSeq protein was modified relative to this genomic sequence to represent the inferred CDS: substituted 1 base at 1 genomic stop codon): protein MPGLVDTHIHASQYSYAGTALDMPLLQWLNTYTFPVESRFKDLEFARRVYSHVVQRTLRNGTTTACYFATIHTDASLLLGQIANDFGQRALVGKVCMDRNNFVKHYKETNQESQEETCRWVPPVIIPXVDLHLSPGCAGSLLGEPIHIFITFILLTYGTCVYFQSHISENVEEVKLVKELFPDSESYTDVYHKYNLLTDKTVMAHGCYLSDEELALFREKGASLSHCPNSNLSLCSGMLDVRNVLKHKVKLGLGTDVAGGYSSSMLDAVRRTLDTSKVLTIQDPEHETLSFEEVFRLATLGGSQALSLDDQTGNFEVGKDFDALRVNVAAAGGPIDMVQSEGPKVILEKFLNLGDDRNIAEVFVAGRKVVPFSVNGAGS, encoded by the exons ATGCCGGGACTGGTGGACACTCACATCCACGCGTCCCAGTACAGCTACGCCGGGACAGCGCTGGACATGCCGCTGCTGCAGTGGCTCAACACCTACACCTTCCCCGTGGAGTCCCGCTTCAAGGACCTGGAGTTCGCCCGACGCGTCTACTCTCACGTCGTG CAACGGACCCTGAGAAACGGAACAACCACTGCATGTTACTTTGCTACCATACACACAGACGCCTCTCTGCTGTTGGGCCAGATTGCAA ATGACTTTGGTCAGCGAGCCTTGGTGGGGAAGGTGTGCATGGACAGGAACAACTTCGTCAAACATTACAAAGAGACCAATCAGGAGTCTCAGGAGGAAACCTGTAGGTGGGTACCACCTGTTATTATACCGTAGGTAGACCTTCACCT CTCACCTGGATGTGCAGGTT CTCTGCTCGGAGAAcctatacatatatttattacatttatactGCTAACGTATGgcacatgtgtttattttcagagTCACATCAGTGAAAACGTCGAGGAAGTTAAGCTGGTAAAGGAGCTGTTCCCGGACTCGGAGTCTTACACAGACGTCTATCACAAATACAACCTGCTCACTGACAAG ACGGTGATGGCCCATGGGTGCTACCTCAGTGATGAAGAGCTGGCTCTGTTCAGGGAGAAAGGAGCATCTTTGTCTCACTGTCCCAATTCCAACCTTTC GTTGTGCAGCGGCATGTTGGACGTCCGCAACGTCCTAAAACACAAGGTGAAGTTGGGGCTGGGAACAG ACGTGGCGGGCGGCTACTCGTCCTCCATGCTGGACGCTGTGAGACGGACTCTGGACACGTCCAAAGTCCTGACGATCCAGGACCCGGAACACGAAACCCTCTCGTTTGAGGAGGTTTTCAGACTGGCCACGCTGGGAGGAAGCCAAG CTTTGTCCCTGGATGACCAGACGGGGAACTTTGAAGTGGGCAAAGACTTTGACGCCCTGAGGGTGAACGTGGCGGCTGCCGGCGGACCCATCGACATGGTCCAGTCCGAGGGACCGAAG GTTATTCTGGAAAAGTTCTTGAATTTGG GTGATGACCGTAACATAGCGGAGGTGTTTGTGGCGGGGAGGAAGGTGGTGCCATTCTCTGTTAACGGTGCTGGGTCCTGA